A genomic window from Methylorubrum extorquens includes:
- the mntR gene encoding manganese-binding transcriptional regulator MntR — protein MGQKPAPEAHPAGADAPLVDAEVHVESFRQAREARRLELVEDYVELIADLIGDGGEARQVDIAARLGVAQPTVAKMLKRLAEDGLVQQRPYRGVFLTPAGQALAEQSRERHRIVERFLRAVGVSAETARRDAEGIEHHVSAETLEAFRRFADAKL, from the coding sequence ATGGGGCAGAAGCCGGCACCCGAGGCGCACCCGGCGGGGGCGGATGCGCCGCTCGTCGATGCGGAGGTCCATGTCGAGAGCTTCCGTCAGGCCCGCGAGGCGCGCCGTCTCGAACTCGTCGAGGATTACGTCGAGCTGATCGCCGACCTGATCGGCGATGGCGGCGAGGCCCGGCAGGTCGATATCGCCGCCCGCCTCGGCGTGGCCCAGCCGACGGTCGCCAAGATGCTCAAGCGGCTCGCCGAGGACGGCCTCGTGCAGCAGCGACCCTATCGCGGCGTGTTCCTTACCCCGGCGGGGCAGGCTTTGGCCGAGCAGTCGCGGGAACGCCACCGCATCGTCGAGCGCTTCCTGCGCGCCGTGGGCGTCAGTGCCGAGACGGCGCGGCGCGACGCGGAGGGGATCGAGCACCATGTCAGCGCCGAGACGCTGGAAGCGTTCCGCCGCTTCGCCGACGCGAAGCTGTAA
- a CDS encoding cupredoxin domain-containing protein has product MRRYAVRTLGTLCLMLSANLAHAEGKPLPPPASDGQPVMELTMEKKDGKIVCSPAELRLPANTNAELRVINKADQPVTLTMDGQFENGLVQHVDGNQGHSASEKGYTIKLNGKATLKFRTMAAGEHPYGCTGVNSQSDPFVGQYILVPPAG; this is encoded by the coding sequence GTGAGACGATACGCCGTAAGAACGCTGGGCACCCTGTGCCTCATGCTGTCCGCCAACCTCGCCCATGCGGAAGGAAAGCCGCTGCCCCCGCCAGCCTCTGACGGGCAGCCCGTCATGGAACTGACGATGGAGAAAAAGGATGGCAAGATCGTCTGCTCGCCCGCCGAGCTTCGCTTGCCCGCGAATACGAATGCCGAGCTACGGGTGATCAACAAAGCCGACCAGCCCGTGACCCTGACCATGGATGGCCAGTTCGAGAACGGCCTCGTGCAGCATGTGGACGGTAACCAGGGCCACTCCGCGAGCGAGAAGGGGTACACCATCAAGCTGAACGGCAAAGCAACGCTCAAGTTCAGGACGATGGCGGCGGGCGAACATCCCTACGGATGCACGGGCGTGAACAGCCAGAGCGATCCCTTCGTGGGTCAGTACATTCTCGTTCCGCCGGCCGGCTGA
- a CDS encoding phage holin family protein gives MNEQTSQKGQPDEDPRTTAVLILVAIREAGTHLGKLLRLARTEVRGNLRVLALLVLLFGGALLLVLTALVLFLISLRDAVAALIGNEALAAVIVAMPFAAASAILTYLGVRWMSLRAPEA, from the coding sequence TTGAACGAACAGACCAGTCAAAAAGGTCAGCCGGACGAAGATCCTCGCACCACCGCCGTCCTGATCCTCGTCGCGATACGCGAGGCCGGCACCCACCTTGGCAAGCTGCTCCGGCTGGCGCGAACGGAAGTCCGCGGCAACCTCCGTGTGCTTGCCCTGCTTGTTCTACTGTTCGGCGGGGCGCTGCTGCTGGTCCTCACCGCGCTGGTCCTGTTTCTAATCTCCCTGCGGGACGCAGTGGCCGCGCTGATCGGCAACGAGGCGCTGGCGGCGGTGATCGTGGCCATGCCGTTCGCCGCAGCCAGCGCGATTCTGACCTATCTCGGCGTTAGATGGATGAGCCTACGCGCGCCGGAGGCCTGA
- a CDS encoding L,D-transpeptidase: protein MTMDGAPADAGGSDEMALLGCRSRRLGRRSFLVGSAATLGAFGLGGCVTSDGTMLADAAKVYGPMPDEKFPIPAVDISKVNPKYYRRTVRYETKEAAGTIIVDPRNYYVYRVEGDGSATRYGANVGREGFLWSGDAYVGRKSEWATWTPPKEMIRRQPEAAQYARGMPGGLDNPLGARTLHLYQGGAYTLYTIYASSDPESIGSGITSGCVGLLSQDMIHLYARTPVKTKVVVLPA from the coding sequence ATGACGATGGATGGTGCGCCCGCCGACGCCGGCGGTTCGGACGAGATGGCTTTGCTCGGATGCCGGTCCCGCCGTCTTGGCCGCCGCTCGTTTCTGGTCGGCTCGGCCGCCACCCTCGGCGCATTCGGGCTCGGCGGTTGCGTGACGTCCGACGGCACGATGCTCGCCGATGCGGCGAAGGTCTACGGGCCGATGCCGGACGAGAAATTCCCGATCCCGGCGGTCGATATCAGCAAGGTCAATCCGAAGTATTATCGCCGGACGGTTCGCTACGAAACCAAGGAAGCGGCCGGGACGATCATCGTCGACCCGCGCAACTACTACGTCTACCGCGTCGAGGGCGACGGTTCCGCCACCCGCTACGGCGCCAATGTTGGACGCGAGGGGTTCTTGTGGAGCGGCGACGCGTATGTCGGTCGCAAGTCCGAATGGGCCACTTGGACGCCGCCTAAAGAGATGATCCGGCGCCAGCCCGAGGCCGCTCAATACGCCCGTGGGATGCCGGGCGGCCTCGACAACCCGCTCGGTGCCCGCACCCTGCACCTCTATCAGGGCGGCGCCTACACGCTCTACACGATCTACGCCAGCAGCGACCCCGAATCGATCGGAAGTGGCATCACGAGCGGCTGTGTCGGCTTGCTCAGTCAGGATATGATCCACCTCTACGCGCGAACTCCGGTGAAGACGAAAGTCGTGGTCCTGCCGGCATAG
- a CDS encoding endonuclease/exonuclease/phosphatase family protein produces the protein MAYLSIALKIVALLLVVATLLPLIPTNFGIIRSLDFPRLQIAVALAVSSVGLLAISRDGTALTLAVAMVAALALQASYILPFTRVAAPQAKAAGSCHAGDRVSLLVLNVLQSNRAYGSALDLIAAKTPDLVLLLETDAGWHAAMAPLRAHYPHRVEHPQDNTYGLLFYSRLPLRDPTIRFLLQEDVPSLRTTVVLPSGEPVTFYGLHPRPPHPGHSSAPRDAELVVVAREVAKTKGSTIVAGDLNDVAWSHTNRLFQNISGLLDPRQGRGLFSTFHAQYPFARWPLDHIFFSEHFLLSDMQRLNDVGSDHFPIWVDLCRAPQAPAQQDAPEASEQDHRDAQKAIEAVQ, from the coding sequence TTGGCTTATTTGTCGATCGCCTTGAAAATTGTCGCGCTACTGCTGGTTGTCGCGACGTTGCTACCCTTGATCCCGACGAACTTTGGTATCATCCGCAGCCTGGACTTTCCCCGGCTTCAGATCGCGGTTGCGCTGGCTGTCAGCAGCGTCGGGCTTCTCGCGATCTCCCGGGACGGCACGGCTCTGACTCTGGCCGTCGCCATGGTCGCAGCTCTTGCCCTGCAAGCCAGCTACATCCTGCCGTTCACGCGCGTGGCGGCGCCCCAGGCAAAGGCAGCCGGTTCGTGCCACGCGGGTGACCGTGTCAGCCTCCTCGTCCTCAACGTCCTCCAATCGAACCGCGCGTACGGTTCGGCCCTCGATCTTATCGCTGCCAAGACGCCCGATCTGGTGTTGTTGCTCGAAACCGATGCGGGATGGCACGCTGCGATGGCTCCGCTGCGCGCGCATTATCCGCATCGCGTCGAACATCCGCAGGACAATACCTACGGGCTGCTGTTCTACTCCCGCCTTCCCTTGCGCGATCCGACGATCCGCTTCCTGCTGCAGGAGGACGTTCCGTCGTTACGCACAACGGTGGTTCTGCCCAGCGGCGAGCCGGTCACGTTCTACGGGCTGCACCCACGGCCACCCCATCCGGGCCATAGCAGCGCGCCGCGCGATGCCGAGCTCGTCGTGGTCGCCCGAGAGGTCGCGAAAACCAAGGGGTCGACCATCGTCGCCGGCGACCTCAACGACGTGGCCTGGTCACACACGAATCGACTGTTCCAGAACATCAGCGGCCTTCTCGATCCCCGTCAGGGGCGCGGCCTGTTCTCGACCTTCCATGCGCAATATCCGTTTGCACGCTGGCCCCTCGACCACATCTTCTTCAGCGAGCATTTTCTCTTGAGCGACATGCAGCGCCTGAACGATGTCGGGTCCGATCATTTCCCGATCTGGGTCGATCTATGCCGGGCGCCGCAGGCACCGGCGCAACAAGACGCACCCGAAGCCTCCGAGCAGGACCATCGGGATGCCCAGAAGGCGATCGAGGCGGTGCAGTGA
- a CDS encoding COG4315 family predicted lipoprotein, with product MHTMLIRAAFAAFAFSAVAAQAAAPAMTAETAKGPALVDSKSMTLYTFDKDMGGKSMCNGPCAANWPALMAASGSAASGDWTMVTRDDGTMQWAYKGKPLYTFAKDTKPGDITGDGFLNGAWHIAKP from the coding sequence ATGCACACCATGCTGATCCGCGCTGCCTTTGCGGCCTTCGCCTTCTCCGCCGTCGCCGCCCAGGCCGCTGCGCCTGCGATGACGGCCGAGACTGCCAAGGGGCCGGCGCTCGTCGATTCCAAGAGCATGACCCTCTACACCTTCGACAAGGACATGGGCGGCAAGTCGATGTGCAACGGCCCCTGCGCCGCCAACTGGCCGGCACTGATGGCCGCCTCCGGCTCGGCTGCTAGTGGCGACTGGACGATGGTGACGCGGGACGACGGGACGATGCAGTGGGCCTACAAGGGCAAGCCGCTCTACACCTTCGCCAAGGATACGAAGCCCGGCGACATCACCGGCGACGGATTCCTCAACGGCGCGTGGCACATCGCCAAGCCCTGA
- a CDS encoding RNA polymerase sigma factor, whose amino-acid sequence MDEIAALIEPQIPALRRYAVALLRDREAADDLVQDTLERALSGWSGRRRDGDLRAWLFTIERNLFLGTVRRRGRRGIDVGAEALEQVPDPGADPEAVMGARDVLAGLDALPEEQRSVLLLVAVEDLSYAEAAQVLGVPLGTVMSRLSRARERMRSFLETGRTGLLRRVK is encoded by the coding sequence GTGGACGAGATCGCCGCCCTCATCGAACCGCAGATCCCAGCGTTGCGGCGCTACGCAGTCGCACTGTTGCGGGACCGCGAAGCGGCGGATGACCTCGTCCAGGACACCCTGGAGCGGGCGTTGTCCGGCTGGTCCGGACGTCGCCGCGACGGCGACCTGCGAGCCTGGCTGTTCACGATCGAGCGCAACCTGTTCCTCGGCACTGTTCGACGCCGGGGCCGGCGCGGCATCGATGTCGGCGCTGAGGCTTTGGAGCAGGTGCCCGATCCGGGTGCCGACCCCGAGGCCGTTATGGGGGCACGCGACGTGCTCGCCGGACTCGACGCCCTGCCCGAGGAGCAGCGCTCAGTGCTACTGCTCGTCGCGGTCGAGGATCTGTCTTATGCGGAAGCGGCGCAGGTGCTCGGAGTACCGCTGGGCACGGTGATGTCGCGGTTAAGCCGAGCGCGGGAGCGGATGCGAAGTTTTCTGGAAACGGGCCGAACCGGCTTGTTGAGGAGGGTGAAATGA
- a CDS encoding anti-sigma factor family protein → MSGDPRPVGEDDLHGLIDGHLEPERQALVEAWLRGNPARAAEVSADRALRERLRTRLAPIAEEAIPARLRVANIRSRHSPITGRWLPVAAAAVFCLAVGGAAGWFGHAARQVPTVTLARTEPATDDAVAAFRTYVVEAVHPVEVRADEKPHLVTWLSKRLGRAVTTPDLTAYGFRLMGGRLLPAGSESAAMLMYDDDHGTRLTLYSRVGDADGRTVFRFAREGDVAAFSWVDGGMSYVVTGRTDEARLLTVAQAVDAQVRGLAPDRLQP, encoded by the coding sequence ATGAGCGGGGATCCGCGCCCGGTCGGCGAGGACGACCTGCACGGCCTGATCGACGGTCATCTTGAACCGGAGCGGCAGGCGCTGGTCGAGGCATGGCTCAGGGGAAACCCCGCGCGGGCGGCCGAGGTCTCGGCGGATCGCGCCCTGCGCGAGCGCTTGCGTACCCGCCTCGCGCCGATTGCCGAGGAGGCGATCCCGGCGCGGCTCCGGGTGGCCAACATCCGCTCGCGACATAGCCCAATAACCGGGCGCTGGCTTCCGGTCGCGGCTGCGGCCGTGTTCTGCCTCGCGGTCGGCGGTGCCGCCGGCTGGTTCGGCCATGCCGCGCGGCAGGTACCCACGGTCACGCTCGCGCGAACCGAGCCGGCGACCGACGACGCAGTGGCGGCCTTCCGCACCTACGTGGTCGAGGCGGTGCATCCTGTGGAGGTGCGCGCCGACGAGAAGCCGCACCTTGTGACGTGGCTCTCGAAGCGCCTCGGCCGGGCGGTGACCACCCCCGACCTCACGGCCTACGGCTTCCGCCTGATGGGCGGGCGGTTGTTGCCCGCTGGGTCCGAATCCGCAGCGATGCTGATGTACGACGACGACCACGGCACCCGGCTGACGCTCTACAGCCGCGTGGGCGATGCGGATGGCCGCACAGTGTTCCGCTTCGCCCGCGAGGGCGACGTCGCCGCTTTCTCCTGGGTCGATGGCGGCATGTCCTACGTCGTCACCGGTCGGACCGACGAGGCCCGGCTGTTGACCGTCGCGCAGGCGGTTGATGCGCAGGTCCGCGGCCTCGCGCCGGATAGGCTGCAGCCGTGA
- a CDS encoding LysR substrate-binding domain-containing protein: MTLDQLRIFVAVAERQHVTRAAEALNLVQSAVSTAIANIEGRHATKLFHRVGRGIELTEAGRTFLVEARAVLARAEAAELVLADLSGMRRGTLALYASQTIASDWLPRHLVAFRRAYPEIAIRLAVGNTTDAADAVRAGQAELGFVEGALDDPTLASTTIARDQLVLVVAPGHPFAGATALEPKELATANWVLREAGSGTRSAFEAALTDAGLAAAQLQVTLELPSNEAVRAAVEAGGGAAVLSETVVAAALRAGTLVRAAFDLPSRPFRVLRHKERYRSRAADALLDLIATADAE, translated from the coding sequence GTGACCCTCGACCAGCTTCGCATCTTCGTGGCGGTGGCCGAGCGGCAGCACGTGACCCGAGCCGCCGAGGCGCTGAACCTCGTCCAATCGGCGGTCAGCACGGCGATCGCCAATATCGAGGGGCGTCACGCCACCAAGTTGTTCCACCGGGTCGGCCGCGGGATCGAGCTGACCGAGGCGGGGCGCACGTTCCTTGTCGAGGCCCGTGCCGTGCTCGCCCGGGCGGAGGCCGCCGAACTGGTGCTCGCAGACCTCAGCGGCATGCGACGAGGGACGTTGGCGCTTTACGCCAGCCAGACCATCGCCAGCGACTGGCTGCCGCGCCATCTCGTTGCCTTTCGCCGGGCCTACCCCGAGATCGCTATCCGGCTGGCGGTGGGCAACACCACCGACGCCGCCGACGCGGTGCGCGCGGGGCAGGCCGAACTCGGCTTTGTCGAGGGGGCGCTGGACGACCCGACGCTCGCGAGCACGACCATCGCGCGAGACCAGCTTGTCCTCGTAGTCGCTCCTGGCCATCCCTTCGCCGGGGCTACTGCCCTCGAACCCAAGGAGCTCGCAACGGCCAATTGGGTGCTGCGCGAGGCGGGATCGGGAACCCGCTCGGCTTTCGAGGCGGCGCTGACGGACGCCGGCCTCGCTGCGGCTCAACTCCAAGTCACACTCGAATTGCCCTCGAACGAGGCGGTCCGCGCCGCCGTCGAGGCCGGGGGCGGGGCCGCCGTGCTGTCCGAGACCGTGGTCGCCGCAGCGCTTCGAGCCGGGACCCTGGTACGGGCGGCGTTCGACTTACCGAGCCGGCCGTTCCGGGTACTGCGCCACAAGGAGCGCTACCGCAGCCGGGCCGCCGACGCGCTGCTCGATTTGATCGCAACGGCGGATGCCGAATGA
- a CDS encoding YidH family protein: MSEPAKPVPPDDPRVRLAEDRTVLAAERTFVAWLRTGLAFLGVGLAAQRFLREVLAVWPLKVLSLTLIACALASFAGAAWRDRAIRARLAHAEIPMMPRLLTVGIAALLIAISGLAATALLWA; encoded by the coding sequence ATGAGCGAGCCCGCGAAACCCGTTCCCCCCGACGACCCGCGGGTCAGGCTCGCCGAGGACCGCACGGTGCTGGCAGCCGAGCGCACCTTCGTGGCGTGGCTTCGCACCGGGCTCGCCTTCCTCGGCGTCGGCCTAGCCGCGCAGCGCTTCCTGCGAGAGGTGCTGGCGGTCTGGCCACTGAAGGTGCTGTCGCTCACGCTGATCGCCTGTGCGCTCGCCTCGTTCGCCGGCGCCGCATGGCGGGACCGAGCGATCCGGGCGCGACTCGCCCATGCCGAGATCCCGATGATGCCGCGCCTCCTCACCGTCGGGATCGCGGCCCTGCTGATTGCGATCTCGGGCCTCGCTGCCACCGCCCTGCTCTGGGCGTGA
- a CDS encoding sulfite oxidase, protein MLGLFQRKDRLIVHGKAPYNAEPPLDRLRAAFLTDQADFYVRSHGDIPDLDADSYRLIIDGMVATSLDLSLADLKERFAPVTVTAVMQCAGNRRADMLAVAPVSGDPWAPGAIGNAEWTGVRLAEVLRAAGLDAGGARHVAFESHDRIAHTDTRFGASIPLAKALAPETLLAFAMNGEPLAPEHGHPLRVVVPGFAGIRSPKWLARITVQDHPSNNPMQADDYKLFPPDVTAETADPAHGITIEAMPLNSAICEPARGAALKAGRHAIRGYAIASDRAVARVDVSTDGGRSWAQARIDRDADAPYAWTFWEIERELTTGEHELAVRAWDSAGQTQPAAPDDTWNYKGYLSAAWHRVRVTVA, encoded by the coding sequence ATGCTCGGCCTGTTCCAGCGCAAGGACCGCCTCATCGTCCACGGAAAGGCGCCCTACAACGCCGAGCCGCCGCTCGATCGCCTGCGCGCGGCCTTCCTGACTGATCAGGCCGACTTCTACGTCCGCAGCCACGGTGACATCCCGGACCTCGACGCCGACAGCTACCGCCTGATTATCGACGGGATGGTCGCGACGTCGCTCGACCTCTCGCTCGCCGATCTCAAGGAACGCTTCGCGCCCGTCACCGTCACGGCGGTGATGCAATGCGCCGGCAACCGCCGGGCCGACATGCTGGCAGTGGCGCCGGTCTCCGGCGACCCGTGGGCGCCCGGCGCCATCGGCAACGCGGAATGGACCGGGGTGCGCCTCGCCGAGGTGCTGCGCGCGGCCGGCCTCGACGCGGGGGGCGCACGTCACGTCGCCTTCGAGAGCCACGACCGGATCGCCCATACGGACACGCGCTTCGGCGCCTCGATCCCGCTCGCCAAGGCTCTCGCCCCCGAGACGCTGCTCGCCTTCGCGATGAACGGCGAGCCTCTCGCCCCCGAGCACGGTCACCCGCTGCGTGTTGTGGTGCCGGGCTTTGCCGGCATCCGCAGCCCGAAGTGGCTCGCCCGCATCACGGTGCAGGATCACCCCTCCAACAACCCGATGCAGGCCGACGACTACAAGCTGTTTCCGCCCGACGTGACCGCCGAGACCGCGGACCCCGCCCACGGCATCACCATCGAGGCGATGCCGCTCAACAGCGCGATCTGCGAGCCCGCCCGCGGCGCGGCGTTGAAGGCCGGCCGGCACGCGATCCGCGGCTACGCCATCGCCAGTGACCGCGCGGTCGCCCGCGTCGATGTCTCGACGGATGGCGGTCGCAGCTGGGCGCAGGCCCGGATCGACCGCGACGCCGACGCACCCTACGCCTGGACGTTCTGGGAGATCGAGCGCGAGCTGACGACCGGCGAGCACGAACTCGCGGTACGGGCCTGGGATTCCGCCGGCCAGACCCAGCCTGCGGCGCCGGACGACACCTGGAACTACAAGGGCTACCTCAGCGCCGCCTGGCACCGGGTGCGGGTCACGGTGGCCTGA
- a CDS encoding beta-propeller fold lactonase family protein: MTHIRTSLRALVAGAALLLAQGQPGFAAGFDGAIKNNALALNAAGTVAAVSNSEESAVIVYDVAKGTVLRRLDGFVTPRNIVFAPDGARFYVSDSGTGRITVYETATGKEAGVLAAGPGAFGTVLSADGTKLYVNNEAASTLTVFDTKTMLAEAVIPGFAQPRQGVKLSPDGKTVFVTNFLGDKITLVDTATNKITGEIAGFDKLRAISITKDGKTLFAANSGRNTIGVVDVAARKVTSEVAVGKDPYGAALTPDGHFVYSGNLKDNSLSVIDTGTLKVVATVTGLNEPRQAIAFSADNAHAYVLNRDLSVAVVDRAKNAVISTMKP; the protein is encoded by the coding sequence ATGACCCATATCCGCACCAGCCTGCGCGCCCTCGTCGCCGGAGCCGCCTTGCTCCTCGCCCAGGGCCAGCCCGGGTTCGCCGCCGGTTTCGACGGGGCGATCAAGAACAACGCGCTGGCGCTGAACGCCGCCGGTACGGTCGCCGCTGTGTCGAACAGCGAAGAGAGCGCCGTCATCGTCTACGACGTCGCCAAGGGCACGGTGCTGCGCCGCCTCGACGGCTTCGTGACCCCGCGCAACATCGTGTTCGCGCCGGACGGCGCCCGCTTCTACGTCTCCGACAGCGGCACCGGCCGGATCACGGTCTACGAGACCGCCACCGGCAAGGAAGCCGGCGTTCTCGCCGCGGGCCCCGGCGCGTTCGGCACGGTGCTCTCGGCCGACGGGACCAAGCTCTACGTCAATAACGAGGCCGCGAGCACGCTGACCGTGTTCGACACCAAGACCATGCTCGCCGAGGCTGTGATCCCCGGCTTCGCGCAGCCGCGCCAGGGCGTGAAGTTGTCGCCGGACGGCAAGACCGTGTTCGTGACGAACTTCCTCGGCGACAAGATCACGTTGGTCGATACCGCCACCAACAAGATCACCGGCGAGATCGCCGGGTTCGACAAGCTGCGCGCCATCTCGATCACCAAGGACGGTAAGACGCTGTTTGCCGCCAACAGCGGCCGCAACACCATCGGCGTGGTCGATGTCGCCGCTCGTAAGGTCACCTCCGAGGTGGCAGTGGGCAAGGACCCCTACGGCGCCGCGCTGACCCCGGACGGGCACTTCGTCTATTCGGGCAACCTCAAGGACAACTCGCTCTCGGTGATCGACACCGGCACCCTCAAGGTCGTCGCCACGGTGACCGGCCTGAACGAGCCGCGCCAAGCGATCGCGTTCTCGGCCGACAACGCCCACGCCTACGTCCTCAACCGCGACCTTAGCGTCGCCGTGGTGGACCGGGCGAAGAACGCGGTCATCTCGACCATGAAGCCCTGA
- a CDS encoding c-type cytochrome, whose product MNPIHPAALIAALALSPLVALAAPAPEPMRFTSQSIAMPTSDRIFPDGQGVEVVNNNCLACHSAGMVLTQPKLSKAQWTETVNKMVHVYKAPVDQADVQTIVDYLTALKPAP is encoded by the coding sequence ATGAACCCGATCCATCCGGCGGCCCTGATTGCCGCGCTCGCCCTGTCTCCCCTGGTGGCGCTCGCGGCGCCTGCACCAGAGCCGATGCGCTTCACCTCACAATCCATCGCGATGCCAACCTCCGACCGGATCTTCCCGGACGGGCAGGGGGTTGAGGTGGTCAACAACAACTGCCTCGCCTGCCACTCGGCCGGGATGGTGCTGACCCAACCCAAGCTCTCGAAGGCGCAGTGGACCGAGACCGTGAACAAGATGGTCCACGTCTACAAGGCGCCCGTCGATCAGGCCGACGTGCAGACCATCGTCGACTACCTCACGGCGTTGAAGCCGGCGCCCTGA
- a CDS encoding molybdopterin-dependent oxidoreductase, producing MRHLHEPLNRRLVLGGLGVGSLAAAMPAWAAGSVKLPLPGGPDERALTTAFPGKAEMILQRTHPPLLETPFSVFDEGVFTPNDRFYVRWHWASIPTEVDAGTFRLKVHGHVEKELSLSLDAIAGLPRFEIAAVNQCSGNSRGLFEPRVPGAQWANGSMGNARWTGVRLKDVLEKAGVKAGAVQVRFNGLDEPVVDDAPDFKKSLDLDHANNGEVMIAYAMNGEQLPLLNGFPLRLVVPGWYSTYWVKMLSDIEVLDKPDDGYWMKTAYRIPDVPGANIKPGQTGFKTVPINRMVPRSFVTNLTEGAKVAAGTPVAIRGIAFGGDCGVKAVEFSGDGGATWFPAQLGADEGPYSFRRFDGSLPALAAGTHAVKVRCTNTNGVAQGMDQVWNANGFMQNGIETVSFQAA from the coding sequence ATGCGCCATCTGCACGAACCGTTGAACCGCCGCCTCGTCCTGGGTGGCCTAGGGGTCGGCAGCCTCGCCGCCGCGATGCCGGCCTGGGCCGCGGGCTCGGTGAAGCTTCCGCTGCCCGGCGGCCCGGACGAGCGGGCGCTAACCACCGCCTTTCCGGGCAAGGCCGAGATGATCCTTCAGCGCACCCATCCGCCGCTGCTGGAGACGCCGTTCTCGGTGTTCGACGAGGGCGTGTTCACGCCCAACGACCGCTTCTACGTCCGTTGGCACTGGGCCTCGATCCCGACCGAAGTCGATGCCGGCACCTTCCGGCTCAAGGTCCACGGCCACGTCGAGAAGGAACTCTCGCTCTCGCTCGACGCCATCGCCGGCCTGCCGCGCTTCGAGATCGCCGCGGTGAACCAGTGCTCGGGCAATTCGCGCGGGCTGTTCGAGCCGCGGGTGCCCGGCGCGCAATGGGCCAACGGCTCGATGGGCAACGCCCGCTGGACCGGGGTGCGCCTGAAGGACGTGCTCGAAAAGGCCGGGGTGAAGGCCGGTGCCGTGCAGGTGCGCTTCAACGGCCTCGACGAGCCGGTCGTCGACGACGCGCCCGACTTCAAGAAGTCGCTCGATCTCGACCACGCCAACAATGGTGAGGTGATGATCGCCTACGCGATGAACGGCGAGCAGCTCCCGTTGCTCAACGGTTTCCCCCTCCGCCTCGTGGTGCCGGGCTGGTACTCGACCTACTGGGTCAAGATGCTGTCCGACATCGAGGTGCTGGACAAGCCCGACGACGGGTACTGGATGAAGACCGCCTACCGCATCCCGGACGTGCCGGGCGCCAACATCAAGCCCGGCCAGACCGGCTTCAAGACGGTGCCGATCAACAGGATGGTGCCACGCTCCTTCGTCACCAATTTGACCGAAGGTGCAAAGGTGGCGGCTGGAACGCCGGTGGCCATCCGCGGCATCGCTTTCGGCGGCGATTGCGGGGTAAAGGCGGTCGAGTTCTCCGGAGACGGCGGGGCGACGTGGTTTCCGGCGCAACTCGGCGCCGACGAGGGCCCCTACAGCTTCCGCCGCTTCGACGGCAGCCTGCCGGCGCTGGCCGCCGGCACCCATGCGGTCAAGGTCCGCTGCACCAATACCAACGGCGTCGCCCAGGGCATGGACCAGGTCTGGAACGCCAACGGCTTCATGCAGAACGGCATCGAGACCGTATCCTTCCAGGCCGCTTGA